The Priestia koreensis genomic interval TCTTTTGATTTTCTGACAAAAACTTGGCTAAGAACACAATCATGGCAAATTTCATAAACTCGGATGGCTGAATAGAGAACGCTCCAACGCCAATCCAACTCTGAGACCCATTTCGCACCATTCCTACTCCTGGTACAAGTACGAGCGCCAATAAAACAAAGCAGACGATAATGATGGTCTTTGCATGCTTGCGCCACACCCAATAATCGATGTTCATGATGACAAACATTGCACATACACCGAGACCTGCAAATAGCAACTGCCTTTTGGCAAAGAAAAAGGAGTCATGAAACTTGTATGTAGCCCAGATGGCACTAGCACTATAAACCATAATGAGTCCTATTGATAGAAGAGACAACGTGATGATAACAAGAAAAAAATCTGGTGTAGAACGTTTTGTAGACAAAAGCAAACACCTCTAACATTTGAAATTAGGGCGTTTAAAAAAAGATAGATAAAGGCCTAGCGCCTCCATCTATCTCGTGATGTATTCCTTAGACAAGCCCTTACTTCAGTCTATGCACCGAATCAATAAACATGTCTCCACGCTCTTCAAAAGTTTTGAATTGATCCCAGCTTGCACAGGCAGGTGAAAGCAAGATGACGTCACCCGCGTCTGAAAGTTGATAGGCTTCAGGAACCGCCTTTTCCACATTATCGACACGTTTGATTGTTTGTATTCCTGCTTCCTTTGCAACACGCTCAATTTTTTCAGCCGTTTGACCAAATGTAATGATGGCTTTCACGTTTTTTAAATAAGGCTTCAGCTCATCAAACTCATTCCCTCGGTCAAGTCCACCCGCTAAAAGAATTACAGGCTGTTCAAATGCCGTAACAGCTGCTTTCGTTGCTAAAATATTGGTTGCCTTTGAATCGTTATAAAATTTTCGGTCCTGAACAGTCGCCACGTACTGAACACGATGCTTCACGCCTGTGAAGGTTGTTAATACTTTTTTCACTGCTTCTGTAGAAGCGCCGTGAAGCTTCGCCGCTGCGACCGCTGCTAAAATGTTTTCAAGATTGTGCTTACCTGGAAGAACAATCTCATTTACAGACATAATCTCTTCCTGCTGAAAGAACATGCTTCCATCTTTAATATATGCTCCTGACTCGACTACCTTTGAAGTAGAGAACGGTACAATCGTTGCACGTACGTTTTCAGCAAGTGACATCACCGTCTCATCATCTGCATTTATTACCGCATAATCAGAAGGCGTTTGGTTTGCGAAAATGTTTGCTTTGGCATGTGCATACTCTTCACGCGTACCGTGGTAATCGAGATGCGCATCAAATAAATTTAAAAACACGGAAACGGCCGGTTTAAATGTTTTCGTACCCATTAACTGAAACGAAGATAATTCCATCACAATCACATTCTCGTTTGTTGCAAGCTCCGCAACTTCTGAAGCGACCGTACCGATGTTTCCCGCGATCAATGGCTTCTTGTTGCTTTCTTCTAAGATTTTGTGAATCAACGTTGTTGTCGTTGTTTTTCCGTTGCTTCCTGTAATACCAATTAGCGGTGCTTCACTAATTTGATAGGAAAGCTCTACTTCTGTAATAATGGAAATATTTCGTTTTAATGCTTCTGCAAGTAATGGGTTGCTGTAGGGAATGCCAGGATTTTTAACAATGACCTCTACACCGTCTAAAAGTTCTAGAGGGTGATGGCCACATACAACCGTTAATCCTGCTTCCTGTAGCTTTTGAGCCGCTTCATTTTCTTCAAAAGGCTTCTGATCGTTTACTGTAACGTTCGCTCCTAAAATGTTTAAAAGCTTTGCCGCAGCCATTCCGCTTTTCGCCAATCCTAATACAAGTACATTTTTTTCTTTGTAATCAGTAATTGTTTTCACTTAAATCCACACCTCAATATAGATTCCTAACATTGCACACAGTAATCCGATTGCCCAAAATGTCATTACAACACGCCATTCTGTCCACCCTACTAATTCATAGTGGTGATGCAGCGGGCTCATCTTAAAAATACGCTTTCCTGTTGTTTTAAATGACGCAACCTGCAAAATAACTGACAATGTCTCAATAACAAATATACCACCAATTACAATTAATAAAATCTCTAATTTCATTAAAATCGCAACCGTTGCGATTGCTCCACCTAGTGCTAACGAGCCTGTGTCTCCCATAAATACTTTCGCAGGATAGGCATTGAAGACAAGAAATCCTAGCACTGCCCCAACAACTGCGACACAGAAAATTGCTACATCAAATTGACCTGTATTCCATGCTAAAACGGCAAAAGCACCAAAAGCAATGGCAGACGTTCCGGAAACAAGTCCGTCTAATCCGTCTGTTAAGTTCACCGCATTTGAGAAACCAACAAGCCAGAAAATAATGAACACAACATAGAACCAGCCTAAATCAACAGAAAACTCTGTTCCAGGAATGGATACAACCGTTGATAAATCAAATTGCTTCGCAACAAGATAGAAAATAATCGCAATTAATACTTGCCCAATAAACTTTTGTTTGGACGTTAATCCTAAATTTCGTTTCAGTACGACTTTGATAAAATCATCTAAAAATCCAAGTAGACCATAACCAAATGTGACGAACAATAATAGATACGTATCAACTGTCGGCTCAAGGTACTTATTCGTCATAATGAGTGTTGTAACGACAATCGCGAGAATAATCATGATTCCGCCCATCGTTGGCGTACCTGATTTTTTCTGATGAGACTTCGGTCCTTCTTCACGAATGCTTTGACCAAATTTCAATCGACGTAAGAAGGGAATAAAGAACGGAGATAGAATCACTGTGATTAAAAAGGCTACAGCGATGGTAAATAAAATCACGTGTTCTAGCATTGTACTCCCTCCTCTTTCGTCTCTGTTTTAACAACTGCGTGTTTCATATACCACTGTGAGTCCATTATTTTTGACGCTCCTTAATACTTTGACGGGCTACTTCTCGATCATCAAAATCAAGTACCTCATCACCAATTATTTGATATGTTTCATGACCTTTACCTGCGATCACGATCACATCGCCTTTTTCTGCTTTGTTTACTGCATATTGAATTGCTTCTTTACGATCCGAAATGGTTACGTAATTCGTTGATGTGATTCCAGCTGCCATTTCTTTTAAGATCTCATTCGGATCTTCGCTTCGTGGATTATCCGATGTAAGAATCGCCTCTGTGCTGTACGTTGCGGCAATGTTTGCCATAAGAGGTCGTTTCGTACGATCACGATCTCCCCCGCATCCAACAATCATGTACACATTATTTTGTGCGAACTGCTGCACCGTCTTTCCGACATTCTCAAGGCTATCTGGTGTGTGAGCATAATCGACCACTACGCTGAAATCTTGGTTTTCATCCACTACTTCAAAACGCCCCGGAACGCCCTCCGTTTGCTCAATTACTGACACAATGGTTTGAAGCGGTACATTAGAGACGAGACAAGCTGCCGTTGCGGCAAGAACATTGTACACGCTGAACTTTCCGATCAGCTTCATTTGTACGTTTACCGTATCAAATGGCGTGACTAGTTCAAACGTTGTTCCTGCATTTGTCATTTGAATATTTTTTGCACGAACATCGCTTTCGTGATCAATTCCATATGTAACAACCGTCGCTGCAGTGTTTCTCGTATATTCTTCAGAAGCTTTGTCATCTGCATTTAGGACGGCAAACTTTGGCTTCTTATGATTATAAGTATTGCCTAGTTGAGCAAACAGCAATCCTTTTGCACGGCGATAATCGTCCATTGTTTTATGATAATCCAAATGATCTTGCGTTAAGTTTGTAAACACCGCTACATCAAAATCACATCCGTGGACGCGTCCAAGATCTAGCGCATGTGACGATACTTCCATCGCAGCTACTTCTACATTCTCTTGGACCATTTGATGAAACGTTTGCTGAAGGGTAACGGATTCAGGCGTCGTGTTTTTCACTTCGTATGACTGATCGCCAATACGAATTTCAATTGTACCGATTAAGCCCGTTTTTTGTTCATTTGCTTGAAAAATCTTTTCCATTAGATGTGTAGTGGACGTTTTCCCGTTTGTCCCCGTAACACCAATAAGGTGAAGCTTTTGCGTTGGTTGCTCGTAAAAGCCGTCTGCTAGAACCGCCATCGCACGCTTTGAATTTTTAACGATGATGACTGGAACGGATACATCTACGGGTCTTTCCGCAATAATCGCTGCCGCTCCACTTTCTACTGCAAGCGTGGCAAAATCATGTCCATCTACCGTATATCCTTTCACACATACAAATAAGGAACCTTTTTTCACTTGGCGATGGTCCATCTCGATCGAGGTAATTTCAGCATTCTCTGTTGGTTTTATTGTAAAGTCGTGTAGGTAAGCTAAAAGTGATTGTAACTCCATCTTATCATTTCCTCTCTTCTGTTAGCGATTAGCCATCTTCCATTTTACAGAAAAAGAAGCCCAGGGGAAATACCCCCAAGGCTTATATCATTATAATTACTTTTCCCCCATATATATCCTGATTGTCGAACCTTCCTTAACTTTTGTCCTAGCGGCTGGTGCTTGACTTACAACTTTATCACCAGTTCCACTAACATCAAGCTTCA includes:
- the murD gene encoding UDP-N-acetylmuramoyl-L-alanine--D-glutamate ligase yields the protein MKTITDYKEKNVLVLGLAKSGMAAAKLLNILGANVTVNDQKPFEENEAAQKLQEAGLTVVCGHHPLELLDGVEVIVKNPGIPYSNPLLAEALKRNISIITEVELSYQISEAPLIGITGSNGKTTTTTLIHKILEESNKKPLIAGNIGTVASEVAELATNENVIVMELSSFQLMGTKTFKPAVSVFLNLFDAHLDYHGTREEYAHAKANIFANQTPSDYAVINADDETVMSLAENVRATIVPFSTSKVVESGAYIKDGSMFFQQEEIMSVNEIVLPGKHNLENILAAVAAAKLHGASTEAVKKVLTTFTGVKHRVQYVATVQDRKFYNDSKATNILATKAAVTAFEQPVILLAGGLDRGNEFDELKPYLKNVKAIITFGQTAEKIERVAKEAGIQTIKRVDNVEKAVPEAYQLSDAGDVILLSPACASWDQFKTFEERGDMFIDSVHRLK
- the mraY gene encoding phospho-N-acetylmuramoyl-pentapeptide-transferase, giving the protein MLEHVILFTIAVAFLITVILSPFFIPFLRRLKFGQSIREEGPKSHQKKSGTPTMGGIMIILAIVVTTLIMTNKYLEPTVDTYLLLFVTFGYGLLGFLDDFIKVVLKRNLGLTSKQKFIGQVLIAIIFYLVAKQFDLSTVVSIPGTEFSVDLGWFYVVFIIFWLVGFSNAVNLTDGLDGLVSGTSAIAFGAFAVLAWNTGQFDVAIFCVAVVGAVLGFLVFNAYPAKVFMGDTGSLALGGAIATVAILMKLEILLIVIGGIFVIETLSVILQVASFKTTGKRIFKMSPLHHHYELVGWTEWRVVMTFWAIGLLCAMLGIYIEVWI
- a CDS encoding UDP-N-acetylmuramoyl-L-alanyl-D-glutamate--2,6-diaminopimelate ligase, yielding MELQSLLAYLHDFTIKPTENAEITSIEMDHRQVKKGSLFVCVKGYTVDGHDFATLAVESGAAAIIAERPVDVSVPVIIVKNSKRAMAVLADGFYEQPTQKLHLIGVTGTNGKTSTTHLMEKIFQANEQKTGLIGTIEIRIGDQSYEVKNTTPESVTLQQTFHQMVQENVEVAAMEVSSHALDLGRVHGCDFDVAVFTNLTQDHLDYHKTMDDYRRAKGLLFAQLGNTYNHKKPKFAVLNADDKASEEYTRNTAATVVTYGIDHESDVRAKNIQMTNAGTTFELVTPFDTVNVQMKLIGKFSVYNVLAATAACLVSNVPLQTIVSVIEQTEGVPGRFEVVDENQDFSVVVDYAHTPDSLENVGKTVQQFAQNNVYMIVGCGGDRDRTKRPLMANIAATYSTEAILTSDNPRSEDPNEILKEMAAGITSTNYVTISDRKEAIQYAVNKAEKGDVIVIAGKGHETYQIIGDEVLDFDDREVARQSIKERQK